From the Clostridium putrefaciens genome, one window contains:
- a CDS encoding VWA domain-containing protein, with product MNLEIIRPIFLLLIPVFIAIVIYTFKDLKTFRKKNTLTAVSRIIIFTLLCLALSGITIKLNIKDTSTLFLFDVSESNKEFQEEGEKFIKESIEGMPKKNKAAVMVFGDGTILEKFFSNGNAFNGISDVPLSTSTSTNIEDAITKALLTFPEESAKRLVIITDGEENKGSLLKTAASLETQDVEVKVYKVNKSEKSEVYVDKVSIPERINIGDEFSVVIAIESNVKTSAKVSLYSDRTKKAEQSVDVEKGKNNFIFKDIQDSGGFKSYKVVIEPTLDSEVKNNEYITFTNAKEKPKILLIESKDGEGRELENIFSTLSMNYKKINSKEAPRSLKEMLEFKSIITANAHIDDINKGFVDNLEDYVKEYAGSFIATGGEDSFALGGYLNTSFEKVLPVYMDMRGKKEIPKMALALVIDHSGSMGGGENITKLALAKEAAEKAVETLRPIDDIGVLAFDDSFNWIVPIKSSKDKEDIKSKIRAIDVNGGTSIYPALKEAYDGLKNNDAKIKHIILLTDGQDGFKQYDDVLSTGTDEKITLSTVSVGSDADKALLQSLASLGGGRSYHTDIYTDIPRIFAKEIFLSSKSYLNNREFTPKLTSPHNILNGVAKEGFPTLLGYVGSSAKETSSIILSSDEDDPILTAWQYGLGRSVAWNSDMAGRWGKNLSSWNKTTKLWENILNWSIENYADGEGIISVNITGKQAFIEYETKNKGESQKVNALVTSEKGEKVDLDLEATKPGKYSGVLELKETGFYSLNIREVEEEKVINSQNTTIAMQYSPEYKFFKDEGALDKLVEETKGTFVKSSDEIFNSSLESIWSRIDLTNILLSMSLVLFIIDIAYRRLNLNTKLLKVKEKTDKQYKKTKNSFKNKHKDNIKVKLEKVPNKDFVKSNLNTLDKTKNQNSKKDVDTSKDNKKQNLSEKSKTLDTSSLLRKKEERNKY from the coding sequence GTGAACTTAGAGATAATAAGACCTATATTTTTACTCCTCATACCCGTTTTTATAGCAATTGTTATTTACACATTTAAAGATTTAAAAACATTTAGAAAAAAGAATACATTAACAGCCGTTTCTAGAATAATAATATTTACACTATTATGCTTAGCTCTTTCCGGAATAACCATTAAATTAAACATAAAAGATACCTCAACCTTGTTTTTATTTGACGTTTCAGAATCAAATAAAGAATTTCAAGAGGAAGGCGAAAAGTTTATAAAGGAATCTATTGAAGGTATGCCTAAAAAGAATAAGGCAGCAGTTATGGTTTTTGGAGATGGAACAATTTTAGAGAAGTTTTTTTCGAATGGAAATGCATTTAACGGTATTTCAGATGTGCCACTATCCACATCTACCTCTACAAATATAGAAGATGCTATTACAAAAGCTTTATTAACTTTTCCAGAGGAAAGTGCTAAAAGGCTAGTAATTATAACAGATGGTGAAGAAAATAAAGGGAGTTTACTTAAAACAGCTGCATCACTAGAGACCCAAGATGTAGAGGTTAAGGTTTATAAAGTAAATAAAAGTGAAAAGTCTGAAGTATATGTAGATAAGGTAAGCATACCAGAACGTATAAATATAGGTGATGAATTTTCAGTAGTCATAGCTATAGAAAGTAATGTAAAGACTTCAGCTAAGGTTTCTCTATATTCAGATAGAACTAAAAAGGCAGAGCAAAGTGTAGATGTTGAAAAAGGGAAAAACAACTTCATTTTTAAAGATATCCAAGACTCGGGGGGGTTTAAAAGTTATAAAGTAGTAATTGAGCCCACTCTTGACAGTGAAGTAAAGAATAATGAATATATTACATTTACTAACGCAAAAGAAAAGCCAAAAATTTTATTAATTGAAAGTAAGGATGGAGAGGGAAGGGAATTAGAAAATATATTTTCTACGCTTTCTATGAATTACAAGAAGATAAATTCAAAAGAAGCCCCAAGAAGTCTTAAGGAAATGCTAGAGTTTAAATCTATAATTACTGCTAATGCACATATAGATGATATTAATAAGGGATTTGTAGATAATTTAGAGGATTATGTTAAGGAGTATGCAGGATCCTTTATAGCTACAGGGGGAGAAGATTCTTTTGCTTTAGGAGGCTATTTAAATACATCTTTTGAAAAGGTGCTTCCGGTTTACATGGATATGCGGGGTAAAAAGGAAATACCTAAAATGGCATTAGCTCTTGTAATAGATCATTCTGGAAGTATGGGGGGCGGAGAAAACATAACAAAACTTGCATTAGCTAAAGAGGCAGCAGAAAAAGCTGTAGAAACATTAAGACCTATAGATGATATAGGAGTTTTAGCCTTTGATGATTCATTTAACTGGATAGTTCCTATTAAAAGCAGTAAGGATAAAGAGGATATAAAAAGTAAAATAAGAGCTATAGACGTTAATGGTGGAACAAGTATTTATCCAGCACTAAAGGAGGCTTATGATGGATTAAAAAATAACGATGCGAAGATAAAACATATTATACTTCTTACGGATGGACAGGATGGGTTTAAACAATACGATGATGTACTTAGTACTGGTACTGATGAAAAGATAACATTATCTACAGTTTCAGTTGGGTCGGATGCAGATAAAGCTTTACTACAGAGCCTAGCAAGCCTTGGTGGAGGAAGAAGCTATCATACAGACATATATACAGATATTCCACGTATATTTGCAAAAGAGATATTTTTATCATCCAAATCATACTTAAACAATAGGGAGTTTACACCAAAATTAACTAGCCCTCATAATATATTAAACGGAGTTGCAAAGGAGGGGTTTCCAACACTACTTGGATATGTAGGATCCTCCGCAAAAGAAACTTCTAGTATAATACTATCTTCAGATGAAGATGATCCTATACTTACAGCATGGCAGTATGGACTTGGAAGATCTGTTGCGTGGAATTCTGACATGGCTGGAAGATGGGGTAAAAACTTATCTAGTTGGAATAAGACCACTAAGTTATGGGAAAATATACTTAATTGGTCTATTGAAAACTATGCTGATGGAGAAGGAATTATAAGTGTTAATATTACTGGAAAGCAGGCATTTATAGAATATGAAACAAAAAATAAAGGCGAAAGTCAAAAAGTTAATGCTTTAGTAACTAGTGAAAAAGGCGAAAAGGTTGATTTGGATCTAGAAGCTACAAAGCCTGGGAAGTATTCTGGGGTCTTAGAACTTAAAGAAACAGGCTTTTATAGTTTAAATATAAGAGAAGTAGAAGAGGAAAAGGTAATTAATAGTCAAAACACCACTATTGCCATGCAATATTCACCTGAATATAAGTTTTTTAAAGACGAAGGAGCATTAGATAAGTTAGTAGAGGAGACTAAAGGTACTTTTGTAAAGTCTTCTGATGAAATATTTAATTCTAGCTTAGAATCTATATGGAGTAGAATAGATTTAACTAATATACTTTTATCTATGTCACTTGTTTTATTTATCATAGATATAGCCTATAGAAGATTAAATTTAAATACCAAGTTATTGAAAGTAAAAGAAAAGACAGATAAACAATACAAAAAGACAAAAAACAGTTTTAAGAATAAACACAAAGACAATATTAAGGTTAAGTTAGAAAAGGTACCTAATAAAGATTTTGTTAAATCAAATTTGAATACATTAGATAAAACTAAAAATCAAAACAGTAAAAAAGATGTTGATACTAGTAAAGATAATAAAAAACAGAACTTAAGTGAAAAATCTAAAACCTTAGATACTTCTTCTTTACTAAGAAAAAAAGAGGAAAGAAATAAATATTAA
- a CDS encoding glutamine--tRNA ligase/YqeY domain fusion protein — MEINNSTSNFIKNIVKEDIDSGKHKEIITRFPPEPNGYLHIGHAKSIVLNFELADEFKGKTNLRFDDTNPIKEDTEYVESIKDDVKWLGFKWDELYFASDYFEDMYDKAKLLIKKGKAYVCDLTADDMKEYRGTLTEPGKESPYRNRSVEENLNLFEKMKDGNFKDGEKVLRAKIDMDSPNMNMRDPIIYRISHTSHHNTLNKWCIYPMYDFAHPLEDAIEGITHSICTLEFEDHRPLYDWVVKECEMKSVPRQIEFARLNITNTVMSKRKLKLLVDEKVVDGWDDPRMPTIAGLRRRGYTSQAIRNFCRAIGVAKANSLVDSQMLDHFIREDLMPKVSRTMAVLRPLKLVITNYPKDQVEMLDIENNGDDPKAGIRKVPFSREIYIEQDDFMENPPKKYHRLYLGNEVRLKGAYFVKCNDVIKDEAGNVTEIHCTYDLDTKSGSGFTGRKVKGTIHWVDANMAKKAEFRLYEPLILDHEDGDEGKHFLEQINPNSMEIVEGFVEPFMKCAKTQDKFQLVRHGYFNVDERSTEDKLVLNRIVSLKSSFKL, encoded by the coding sequence GTGGAAATTAACAACAGCACTTCAAATTTTATAAAAAATATAGTAAAAGAAGATATAGATTCAGGAAAACATAAAGAAATAATAACTCGTTTTCCACCAGAACCTAACGGATACTTACATATAGGTCATGCAAAGTCAATAGTTTTAAATTTTGAACTTGCAGATGAATTTAAAGGAAAAACGAATTTGAGGTTCGACGATACAAATCCTATTAAAGAGGATACAGAATATGTAGAATCAATAAAAGATGACGTGAAATGGCTTGGATTTAAATGGGATGAACTGTATTTTGCATCTGATTATTTTGAAGATATGTATGATAAAGCTAAGTTGCTTATTAAAAAAGGTAAGGCTTATGTTTGTGACTTAACAGCAGATGATATGAAAGAATACAGGGGAACATTAACTGAACCTGGAAAAGAAAGTCCTTATAGAAATAGATCAGTAGAAGAAAATTTAAATCTTTTTGAGAAGATGAAAGATGGAAATTTCAAGGATGGAGAAAAGGTATTAAGGGCCAAAATAGATATGGACTCTCCAAATATGAATATGAGAGATCCTATAATATATAGAATATCTCATACTAGTCATCACAACACTTTAAATAAATGGTGTATATACCCTATGTATGATTTTGCTCATCCCCTAGAAGATGCTATAGAGGGAATAACTCATTCAATTTGCACCCTAGAATTTGAGGATCATAGACCTCTTTATGACTGGGTAGTAAAAGAATGTGAAATGAAAAGTGTGCCAAGACAAATAGAATTTGCAAGGCTTAACATTACAAACACTGTAATGAGTAAAAGGAAATTGAAATTATTAGTTGATGAAAAAGTTGTAGATGGATGGGATGACCCAAGAATGCCTACAATAGCAGGGCTTAGAAGAAGAGGATATACCTCTCAGGCTATTAGAAACTTTTGTAGAGCAATTGGAGTTGCTAAGGCTAATAGTCTTGTAGACTCTCAAATGTTAGACCATTTCATAAGAGAAGATTTAATGCCAAAGGTCTCAAGAACTATGGCAGTATTAAGACCTTTAAAGCTTGTAATAACAAATTATCCTAAAGATCAAGTAGAAATGCTAGACATAGAAAATAATGGAGATGACCCTAAAGCAGGAATAAGGAAGGTGCCTTTTTCAAGAGAAATCTATATAGAACAAGATGATTTCATGGAAAACCCTCCTAAAAAATATCATAGATTATACTTAGGTAATGAAGTAAGACTTAAGGGTGCTTATTTTGTTAAATGTAATGATGTTATAAAAGATGAAGCGGGAAATGTAACAGAGATACATTGTACCTATGATCTAGACACCAAAAGTGGCAGTGGATTCACAGGTAGAAAGGTAAAAGGAACTATACATTGGGTAGATGCTAACATGGCTAAGAAGGCAGAATTTAGACTATATGAACCTTTGATATTAGACCATGAAGATGGAGATGAAGGAAAGCATTTCTTAGAACAAATAAATCCAAATTCTATGGAGATAGTAGAGGGGTTTGTTGAACCATTTATGAAGTGTGCAAAAACTCAAGATAAATTTCAATTAGTTAGACATGGATACTTTAATGTAGATGAAAGAAGTACTGAAGATAAATTAGTTTTAAATAGAATAGTTTCTTTAAAAAGCTCATTTAAGTTATAG
- a CDS encoding methyl-accepting chemotaxis protein encodes MMKNIKIKSKITIGLITVMLIMSFVIIISYDCNIKTNKQINENIYTYEIIREADLLNTSIVDMETGIRGYGITGDKEYLEPFNNGKLESRAHLNKLIELTKGDEQQQTRLANLNSSINNWIAREGESLIGIRSKVNSNELTLDRVAYFMSTKQGKKNMADIRNISKEFVQVEKDKLDIKINDMHDWQVSAKTIMILGTLISLLIGFIAIYIVVRSVTKPINLLQKELDALASSGGDLTKTIDITSKDEIGGLASSLNRFIQEIRGIILQVNENGLGMKNNVQDITKSMMSLNNEILDVSASTEELSSSMEETAAATEEMNSSADEIAKIIEASSKKTEIGVKQSAEIRERAENIRNHAEISSKQSYEIYEKSKETLENAMEKSKVVEQINIFSETILEISSKTNLLALNAAIEAARAGEAGRGFSVVAEEIRNLAEQSNETVSKIKAVTFEVIDGVKELTRSSSDILEFINNKVIKDYENLVSIGQGYSKDADYVSTTMQDFNSMLKLIEESQNSLLKVIEDITSTSYEGAKNTSSISEKALMVRGNSESIVESATGVRNSSDKLLETVSKFKV; translated from the coding sequence ATGATGAAAAATATTAAAATCAAGAGCAAAATTACAATAGGACTTATAACTGTTATGCTAATTATGTCATTTGTTATTATTATATCCTATGATTGCAACATTAAAACTAACAAGCAAATAAATGAGAATATATATACATATGAAATTATAAGGGAAGCGGATTTGCTTAATACAAGTATTGTAGACATGGAGACGGGTATTAGAGGATACGGTATAACTGGAGATAAAGAATACCTAGAGCCTTTTAACAATGGTAAATTAGAATCAAGGGCACATTTGAATAAGTTAATTGAATTAACTAAAGGAGATGAACAACAACAAACAAGACTTGCAAACCTCAACAGCTCTATAAATAACTGGATTGCAAGAGAAGGTGAATCCTTAATAGGAATAAGAAGTAAGGTTAATTCAAATGAGCTTACCCTAGATAGAGTTGCATACTTTATGAGTACAAAACAAGGCAAAAAAAATATGGCTGATATAAGGAACATTTCAAAGGAATTTGTGCAAGTAGAAAAAGATAAACTGGATATTAAAATAAATGATATGCATGATTGGCAAGTAAGTGCTAAAACTATAATGATTTTAGGCACACTTATATCACTTTTAATAGGATTTATTGCCATATACATAGTGGTTAGATCTGTAACAAAACCTATTAATCTCCTTCAAAAAGAACTAGATGCACTAGCTAGTAGTGGTGGAGATCTTACTAAGACAATAGATATAACCTCAAAAGATGAAATAGGTGGACTTGCATCTAGTTTAAATAGATTCATTCAAGAAATTAGAGGTATAATCTTACAAGTTAATGAAAATGGATTAGGTATGAAAAATAATGTGCAAGATATAACAAAATCGATGATGTCACTAAATAATGAGATATTAGATGTGAGTGCTAGTACTGAGGAGTTATCATCTAGCATGGAAGAAACAGCTGCAGCAACAGAAGAAATGAATTCATCCGCAGATGAAATAGCTAAGATAATAGAGGCGTCATCTAAAAAGACTGAAATAGGAGTTAAACAATCAGCGGAAATAAGAGAAAGAGCAGAAAATATAAGGAATCATGCAGAAATTTCATCTAAGCAATCTTACGAAATATATGAAAAAAGTAAAGAAACATTGGAAAATGCTATGGAAAAATCTAAGGTTGTAGAACAAATAAATATTTTTTCGGAAACTATATTAGAAATATCATCAAAAACTAATCTTTTAGCTTTAAATGCAGCTATAGAAGCGGCTAGAGCTGGGGAAGCTGGGAGAGGATTTTCAGTTGTTGCTGAAGAAATTAGGAATCTTGCAGAGCAATCAAACGAAACAGTATCAAAGATTAAAGCTGTTACTTTTGAGGTTATAGATGGTGTAAAAGAACTTACAAGGTCCTCTTCTGATATATTAGAATTTATAAATAATAAGGTTATAAAAGATTATGAGAATTTAGTAAGTATTGGACAAGGATATAGTAAAGATGCAGATTACGTATCTACTACAATGCAAGATTTTAATTCTATGCTAAAATTAATTGAGGAATCCCAAAATAGTCTCTTAAAAGTTATCGAGGATATAACGAGTACATCCTATGAAGGAGCTAAAAATACATCTAGTATATCAGAGAAAGCCTTAATGGTGAGGGGGAATTCTGAGTCAATAGTTGAAAGTGCAACAGGTGTTAGGAATAGCTCAGACAAACTTTTAGAAACGGTTTCAAAGTTTAAAGTTTAA